In Erigeron canadensis isolate Cc75 chromosome 1, C_canadensis_v1, whole genome shotgun sequence, a single window of DNA contains:
- the LOC122606139 gene encoding B-box zinc finger protein 19-like, giving the protein MRTLCDVCESAGAILFCAADEAALCRACDDKVHMCNKLASRHVRVGLADPSDVPRCDICENAPAFFYCGIDGSSLCLQCDMIVHVGGKRTHERFLLLRQRVEFPGDRNGNGRDEELGSQPIDPGDVRREPNNQPRHTTRESQHHRLSAIGMLENNAEGAGRGMENKLFDLNARPQRMHGQTSNNQEQGMDISGGNNDCASVVPVGSFKREPEK; this is encoded by the exons atgcGAACATTGTGTGATGTTTGCGAAAGTGCCGGTGCGATTCTGTTTTGTGCTGCTGATGAAGCTGCTCTTTGCCGTGCTTGCGATGATAAG GTGCATATGTGTAATAAGCTTGCTAGTCGGCATGTACGAGTAGGACTTGCCGATCCTAGTGACGTACCACGCTGTGACATATGTGAAAATGCACCAG CTTTCTTCTACTGTGGAATAGACGGAAGTTCTCTGTGCTTACAGTGTGACATGATTGTCCATGTTGGTGGTAAACGAACACATGAAAGATTTCTGTTACTAAGGCAACGAGTCGAG TTTCCAGGGGATAGAAATGGAAATGGACGTGACGAAGAGTTAGGGTCACAACCTATTGATCCAGGAGATGTAAGGAGGGAACCAAATAATCAACCTAGGCATACAACAAGAGAGAGCCAGCATCATAGGTTATCTGCCATAGGAATGCTGGAAAATAATGCTGAAGGTGCTGGCAGAGGAATGGAAAATAAGCTGTTTGATCTTAATGCAAGGCCTCAACGGATGCATGGGCAAACGTCAAACAACCAG GAACAAGGAATGGATATTAGTGGCGGTAATAATGATTGTGCAAGTGTGGTTCCTGTTGGATCCTTTAAAAGAGAGCCTGAGAAGTAA